The genomic stretch gcattttatttatgattgtcataattttattttatgtaattttattttatgtaatttttacttagtatggccttagtttttaattggtattacccgaaatgtatgggattatcgattcggttgtaatttattgtgatctcgtatcaccgttttgtaatttaatagatttattttattttaattacaaatgtataataggaaattatgtaattaatttatttcggagttccttgaagacggtgtcactcaagaaggcgatacatgaagacggtgttacctcgagatgcatgccaaaaccgaagttcaagggaccaatggagttggttttcgaatatgtaatagttaaattagaTTTTCtaatttaggaaggccatactaggatttaatttatgatttgcattttatttatatgtcgcatgcatcgctaaatcgccataactaaatcAATCGCCCTTCATCTTCTTCCCTAAACCACCCTTTAAGAAGTGTTAGGATCTCATGGAGGATTCACTGCTGGTATTTTATTTTTCCAGATTTGTGTACAATATTGTTCTTTACCGTTCTTATTACTGCTATATAATTTCATATTAGCAAAGTCACTTGTGTGAATCAGATGGGTTTCTAGATTGATACCATTTGTCGAATTGCAATTATTGAGTTTAAGTTCATTGAAAATTCATTGAGTCTTGTCGCCCTCCATGTTCTTCCCCTTGATCAATCATTCACCACTACAATTATTCTTCCTTTAATTAAGGTCTTAAAACAAAATACCCAGATTAAAACCCATATCCTATTCAATTAGCTTCACAAATAGAGGGAGAAAACAAGGAGAATCAATGATGGAGAGTAGTGGGCACAGGTTGAGGCCTGCATTAGTGAGCATGAGCAGTAGAGGCTGGTGGTACTGGTGGTATCATGGTGATCGAGGCTGGTCGTACTGCTGGTGGTTGAGGTTGGTGGATTGAGGCGGTAGTGGAGTTGATTGTTTTGAGGTTTATGCTTGGATGTTAATGGTGACGGTTGATATGTCAATGGTGAGTACGTGGTAGGTgaaatattattaaaaaaaagTAAACCTGCTTAACAGGTAGTCGGTTACTCTAGTCTAGTATAAGAGAAAATGGTTAATAGTTTGGTTTATTCTAGAATTAAATGAAGTTGAGAGTAATTTGAGAAGCTCACCCATAGTTTGGAGTATTTATGTTAAATAACccttataattatcgtagttcaccgctttagttcacttaaaacgtgatagataataaattgatatgacctctcgctaaaacaaacaagtctcagacttagccttaccaaaaattagaaaccatgaaaacctatttcataagggagtgcactcggccctaccggggtacaaaccttgttacgtaggggaagtgggtgataaatgtttatccaccgaattcatgttgataagggatgaatcggccctaccgtgcccaagttgatgtggatttggatcatggacacatttattcgaaatttgggttgaactcaacaaaagtattgataagggatgaatcggccctaccgtgcctttgtcggatgtgtttttggctaaagataaatgttaatgtaattttatcgaccaagaattctaaaagtagaatcgattaaagagttaatccaccgagttatattaataagggatgaatcggccctaccgtgcccaagttaatatgaatttggatcttggaatcatttatagtagttgggtagaggtcactacataaatgctcatatcttgttaaattatttacaagtattatcaaatcgataaatgttaagttttccactattccgttatcatattgttctatttctttaccacaattcatatacgatatcatttcgtttttgattcaaatcttcattaaaacatcgtaactaaagacaaatatgaatttgcttctaaaacctcaaatgaaccattgctaaggatctcttgtaaagagtatagattaaagttattcattatcaaacaggtttttgattcttgactaaacacatctacttacaatggattgtttctcacatgcttaattgagttaagtaccttgaaatgataaattgttttggtaattagatttgttagaaatcataattgaccaaaataccgcaaccacttcaatggaagttttaagactaaacaaacgaatgaagagtagtcttcataaaattcaattttgcttctctaagcaaagattcattgaaatgaatgggagcattctcttaaaccgttaagaaagggatgaggttcaaagaggtaaaattagaatggaattgatacaaggtaatgttaaaagtaacgttattgagaatgacaatactaaacctatcactcccgaccgataaagtttccattgtcttaaatgttggacgctagaaaggaaactaccccaaattgttaaagaataagcaagttagttgtgggacatctaataagacttagttctttatttatttgattgacataaattttgctagtactacttcgtcaatattagaaaccggtgatGGTTTTCATctttgtacttgatacataggatgattagaatatgacgactagcaacaatgatgttgagagatagagtcattgcgtaaccaatctagttttgggtttatagttgtacttaattgtgactattaagtgcatgaactctaaataagaatataaacttgttaagatacaaaagagatttcacttttgtgaccctatacaccatgatttgatgtatggctagcctattatcaaggtaattatattctaaacctaactggaatgatatatcatgtagatgatgcaagactcaaattgggaacccaagattaaaccttaaattctagaatgatgaacgcaaagagttatcgagtactcttgaaaccattagattgttaatggtttatgcgtatcttgtattcaaagcaagatatctcgtgttTTTTGGTTGAAACGGAGAtcaaggttgtaaatcattgatccaaaataggttgatcattttcttttaccaacgatttaagttgacgctaatgtgttcacttaataaggtaaataaagaaatctttgaagaagttcaaagagttcaaagaatcacgatttagtcgtgatgggattatcaaagtgaagaccttgatataagccaaattaaatgtgatatagtatcacaagttaatctctcttaacacacattatgggataatgtgtggttggataagaaatcaaacgctgttcgatatggtttggatttcaatcaagttactttgagttacttgatccttttggggattttatcatttttttctaaattatttttccactaaatctaaaacgaatcatatgagatatgaaatggtagggtaccatgtttgtaagcttacacaagaaacaaatgctcatttttcctttcaattatcacgagtacaacgggtttgtggctcgtgaagctgtcttcctaaaatacaagtttatttctagaagacagagtgggagaaaatattcaagagccacaaattgtattgtgccaaagaatgttatgtcgcaagaaactgaaAGTATGTTATGTCgaaagaaactggtctttcttggctacatgagacgttttgtgtaaaacattgtttcttcaaaacccaggaggttaaagtcatcacttgttgaatatgatgaattagtgttacttttagaaagtaaagagcttgcaacttacaaaaaattgtttgattcaagttgattacttctggaaagtaatgaacatatgacttacataagagtgtttaagtcacaactcaatacaaggcttagtgccatgaaaatccgaaataaattccaagtgaattattagatatcaaagcttgattggttgcaaagggttttacactagttgaaatgcttaagtctatttggatcttcttagggattgtgtttcattatgatgatatacatatagcaagtgaatctaaaactcacttcttccattagaaggaatgtattcaatacatgttatgagttttgtagattcttacaatcctaagataatgtgcaacttaagagatggtcttgagtaggacatcaatgagttggaatcaatgttttaatcatgttataaaaccttTCTCAataagttgtgtttatacatgaggtttaatgggagttacggaaattttaattagtctaatatgtggatgacatattgatcattgagaatgatttaagacttttggagtaatataataaatctttaatatccagatttatgtagataaatccacatgacattagcgtcaaataagaagtctcatgttgataagattcatgactagttcaatcaagttgaacatatttgattgattccatttgcttccgctaccggataaattaaatgagtaatgatgtataacatttcatataccttgagtatgatgaattgtttcaaaatcgaatttaagtaatagttaccaagtagccatatagattatccttatGTGCTTGAGGAAGCATGAAGGATGGAaatcaaagtgtttttgatgcaattttgtgtaagggtgttacacaaatgacaattgacaattgagattgcgcatggctTCCGACAAAGCCATAAtcgaaacacattaggatggttaaaataccattgtggctatgttattgaagaaatagattttctagaatcgttctaggcaataaagaacaatgagaaatatttacaatggaaattgagtacacttgcaatcatgagatgtgcaaggaggatgagtcccgcacactgtgaaaacagtgggagctattctaaggctagagggcctatgtcttgattggatctcgacacgtactcagaaagttttgtaatgcaaatgtatacattacaaaggaaaacgagtatgtagtaaggttgagtaaggtacaagaagttgataaaacctactaaccaaagccttctcataggcttaacatgataagtcatgtcatgtcatttcaattaaattgagatgaacaactacattcaagatcaaactggattatagaaaatgaagtagtaatcaggcattgactattcatatgtgataatcgcatttgtcgttcgagttttactttaaaactctttattataccttgttacatccaaacgggttgtagagacaacattgaaccccgttaaagtgaacccagattaacatggtattcgccatagtcacttgtatgaggtgacgtctcgaagtgactagagtgtgatgcgattgatggcaagttcaagtgccatagagtcatgtgagatgactagtcgatcacataggcagactgttaagaacactttgtcgggcagtgaccgcttataaagttctggcaaatttatatagcctggtcgtggcgagagctactatagtattctaatgagtcgattcttttgactaaagaccgttcacctaaggtggcacagtttcagattaactttgatttgtgttactccgaccttcgtaaatggggtcaaatgggcatattttgggttatgatggttgtggctagtcgaagggaatgagtgcgataggaattttccacccccttgtcagggttaaaacaatatctcagggccacttgaggagtaatgaactggaaatgcgtggccacgctcggaagatatctatggtagataaattcggtgaatcagttattctccagatcgaggaaaccactctcgatatgatcacttccaagttcgacccgaaagacaccttgcattgagtgggagatattaataggacaagagaattggtgacgcacacttgtcgaggacaagtgggagattgttggaatatgtgtcctccgacaataatgcgatcacaactgtcgatcatgatgatcacatgtttaaatctcattttaagaatacatgtgggatgtaatattttacagtcaactggtccacacatatcggtaatgattggttgactagagtttgacattactgtcgtgcgacggtggtgatcagttgatccccttaggtcatacctatagggaaatactcttaattgattatttaatttatcgtatgccgatacgagttaattaaattgcttaaaattgacggatgatcttgtgagtaaaattaacgtgtcttactgtaattcgattatattagatacggtctaagtaattaaattgttttattacttggataaaattattgtttacgaaacaattgaaatagaaattgagtgaataatttatcataaatacaagacgttgtaatttataatttggaaaaccgttttggtataagtaattacgaattactagtcaatattgcatatgacatattttatgaagtatgttgatttttaaaatgttaaaaatacataacaatttcacatgtcaagtaacatgtcacatatgttacaattgacaaatgacaaaataaaatggaccatccattttatgtcaAAAGTGTCGAAATTTGGAGGGAGTTGATggtgtatattgtgtttttattttaagtggaaaacactatGTTTACTACCTcacatagccttgcatacctatgtttttcttgggtagaaaaactagcccatgcattgggctctccttcccctccaaccggtttctacatagaaaagacaaggggcttttcttttattattcacttcttctttacataattttctagtgtaatatTATTATGATTCTCTACATTTTGGTGagacattttagagaaagaaaaaccacaAAAAATCATTcactcctcttggccgaaattattcaagaggaaatacaatttttgtatcaatttttaagtaagattagtattatttctagtacaaataatattagttattaagagatttccttgggtattcacatttgggagaggttctaatttggatcttttgttcatccatttaaaggaaagctcaagaactaacaagaaggaggtcttgttggtgcccatatgatgaccgaaatatagatggagaaatcgattttcttatctcttcttatttagtttgcatgcataagatctaaattaatttatgactaaattaatttgtaacatataagaatatgtaaagtaatgagatatagattactAACATTTTCACCCGTTTTCTGGCTGCGATGGGTGGAAAAGAGCCTAAGTATATTATCACTGATCAGGATGGTAGTATTCTTAAAGCGGCGCCATTGGTGTTCAAGACAGCGCGTCACCgatattgtatgtggcatatcatggACAAGGTGCCAAGCAAGTATGGAGTGACGAGAGACGATTATTCAGTCTTTGTAAAGAAATTGAATGCCATAATAATATGGGATGACGACATTGAAGCGGCATATttcgatgcaaaatgggaagaaatTGGCAGGAAACATAATGTTAATAACATTGACTGGTTCCAAGAAATGTACGCTAAAAGGAAGCAGTGGGTGATGGCTCATTGTAGGGACCTAGATATGGGGGGTGTTATGAGGACaacccaaagatcagagagcAAAAATAGTTTTTTTAAAAGATTTGAGAGTAAGTCAGGAACATTAGTTGAGTTTTCGATGCGTTTTGACAGCGCGATGGACCAGCAAAGACACACACAGAAAAAGATTGACAACTATAACAGACACACGTTCCCTGTAATATCAACGCATCTAGCTATCGAAGTGCACAGGGCGCAAGTGTACAGTCATAAAGTATTCGAGGAATTTCAAGAAGAGGTCAAGTGGTCAATCGGTACTTGTAAAAGCAGAGGATTTACTGAGTGTGGCTCTTTAGAGGTGACGATAGTAAGAGATGCAAACAAGGACAGAAGTTATGCGGTCACATACTGCCCAGGTATCATTCTGTAGcatttgtttgttaaaattatacttttatccgttaaaattacacttttgttgattaaaattacacttttggttgttaaaattatacttcgggttgttaaaattatactttgggttgttaaaattatacttttatccgttaaaattacacttttgttgattacaattacactttgGGTTGTTAAAATGACACATTgggttgttaaaattatactttgggttgttaaaattatacttttattcgttaaaatcacacttttgttgattaaaattacactttgggctgttaaaattacacttgtcttaaaattacactttatgcaactaaaattacacttttgccttttaaaattacatttatattttgTGTTATGTAAGGTCTATCTGTCACTGCTATGgccggttagaattacacttctgccggatagaattacacttttgtgtattacagtcacactttcttctgactgatttaactaacatattactcgATATTGTTGAACTAGATACATTGAAAGCCACTTGTAGCTGCAGAATGCTTGAGAGGAAAGGCATTCTTTGCCGGCATATCATATGGATTTACTCATCAAACGGAGTGAAGATTATTCCAGAACAATGTGTTGTTAAAAGATGGTGTAAAGATGCAAGGTTGTCTAAAATGTTCTATTGTAATGGTGAAGCAACTGAAGACGTttatataatagatggaaaaCAGATTGCGATGTCAGTAATGTGGTCAGAGATTCATCAGACAGTTGGTATGCTCATGGGCAAATTAAAGAATGATGTCGACAACGTTTCTAGTCTAATTAGACAGTTTAAGGAGAAACTTTCACCATTAGGATCACCATTGAATAAACAACAATAGTTGGAGAAAATTCTTGGTTGTTCTCCTAGTCAGGAGATAACCATTTTGCCGCCcaagaaatccaaaaactagGGAAGCGGAAAGAGAATATTGTCGATGAAGGAAAAAGCAGTTGCTTTGGCAAGGAAGCCAAAACATATGTGTAAAAATTGAAAGCGATTAGCTAACCATGACAAAAGGAACTGCCCTAATCCTTTCACAGAGCACCCACCATTGTTGCAATCGTCAGAGCCCTcgtcggaagaagaagaagaagaagaagaagaagaagaagaagaagaagaagaagaagaagaagaagaagaagaagaagaagaagaagaagaagaagaagaagaagaaggcatCTTAGAATAATCAATATAATACCTAATACGAAGTACATTTTTTTGGGGATGTCTACGCAAAATACGAGGTACAACATGATGTTTCGTATTGTGTTTAGACATCAAACTGTCAGAAAGGCAACTGGTCGCCGTTGTTATTACAATGTATTTTGTTGAAGTATTTTGAATTGGACGAAACAGTTATAATGTGCAACACAAGAACGTTGAATTTTTCACTCTTGACTATTatgacaatttatgttcttacaATTACAGATATCTAGGAAATAAAATTGCAATGGCCTCATATCTGCTTAGGGTAGGATTGTTATGATCAGAAGTACACTTTAACTCATTATAATTACAGATTAtgcgattaaagttatacttcaTCTATAGTAAAACCTTATGACATAGTTTGGTGAAACAACATAAATATTATTGCACTATCTATTAACAACATAACTATCTTTTCATAAAAcacctaaaattacacttttggcttttaaaattacacttttgccttttaaaattacatttatattttgTGTTATGTAAGGTCTATCTGTCACTGCTATGGCCGGTTAGAATTACACACTtaggttagaattacacttttttgtgtaTTACGGTCACACTTTCTTCCGATcgatttaactaacatattactctatattgttgaacTAGATACATTGAAAGCCACTTGTAGCTGCAGAATGCTTGAGAGGAAAGGCATTCTTTGCTGGCATGTCATATGGATTTACATAAAACACCTTGTCTTATAGAATGTTGAAAGCTAACAATAAGCATCTGCTAACATTGTTTACACAAAAACTAACTGTCTAGATTAAGGTTGCTAACATCTGATAATGATACAAAGTATGAAATAAATGTTTACATAGCCAAGGCAATATTCCCACAAAAACGTAACTACTAGATTAAGGTTGTTATTTTTTCACATTGGCACGGGGCAGTCTACGCTTCTGTTGTAATACCTTCCACAGTTTGTCCTTCGTGCTAACAAAAGCTTTGACCTTCTCGAGCACACCTTCGCGCAAGACGTTCATGTCTGCTAGAACGAGGGTAGCTATAAGCTGGATCACCAAATAGCGCCTTGATTTCTTCTTCTCGAGGTCTTCATGCTGAAAAGGAAGACCCTCGTATAAGAGCATTGCCATCATGGTGAACAGACCCGACTCTGGTTGGTTGAGAGTAGGTGACATCCCGCTGAAAGGTATCTGGCGTAACGCAAAATTAGGAATTTCTCATGCTTtagtgttcttcttttccttatccCGTGATTCTAAATAATCACTCAATGCGCAAGCCTGCATATATACATAATTACCTCAAAAAACTGATTGAAAAAAAATAGATAGCATTTGGAAGAAAGGGATGGACGATAACTTACAGTTAAACGCGCTGCTTTTCCAAACTGCGACTTTTGCAAATCAGAATGCCTTTGCCCGTCTAGTAAGTCGACTGAATTTGATTTGTGATTGATACATACGCATGCGAAATGGTCGTCAATGCAGAACGGGACAAATAGCAAGTCTGTTTTCAAGTTGACGGTTTGCTCACTGTCGACGATGAAGGAGTCCCAGAGCCGACCCAAACGGTTCTTGTCAAGCTCACCATGTAGTCTTTAAGAAAGCGTCTGCCAGTCCCAGTGCGTAATGAGAGGCAGGCTGTagggtgtggacagcgggccgcccacgggggcgcttggtgaaggggctcgaaaacaagcgtttgcattttgtaaggagtcgccaccaattt from Silene latifolia isolate original U9 population chromosome 2, ASM4854445v1, whole genome shotgun sequence encodes the following:
- the LOC141634784 gene encoding protein FAR-RED IMPAIRED RESPONSE 1-like, coding for MGGKEPKYIITDQDGSILKAAPLVFKTARHRYCMWHIMDKVPSKYGVTRDDYSVFVKKLNAIIIWDDDIEAAYFDAKWEEIGRKHNVNNIDWFQEMYAKRKQWVMAHCRDLDMGGVMRTTQRSESKNSFFKRFESKSGTLVEFSMRFDSAMDQQRHTQKKIDNYNRHTFPVISTHLAIEVHRAQVYSHKVFEEFQEEVKWSIGTCKSRGFTECGSLEVTIVRDANKDRSYAVTYCPDTLKATCSCRMLERKGILCRHIIWIYSSNGVKIIPEQCVVKRWCKDARLSKMFYCNGEATEDVYIIDGKQIAMSVMWSEIHQTVGMLMGKLKNDVDNVSSLIRQFKEKLSPLGSPLNKQQ